From Mytilus edulis chromosome 9, xbMytEdul2.2, whole genome shotgun sequence, the proteins below share one genomic window:
- the LOC139487934 gene encoding uncharacterized protein isoform X2 — protein sequence MAREGILLGYGNPLLDISVNGTEEFLNKYDLKPDNAILAEDKHKSMYSDMAKTFADHVEYIPGGATLNAIKLAQWLLRVPDATSFFGCVKKDEFGDILEKKAKEIGVNVKFQYTDKESTGTCAVIVTGKNRSMCANLAAANLFTEDHLNNPENWSLVEKAQFYYIAGFALTVSPPSILRIAKHSHEKNKTFCMNLSAPFLCQFFKDPMLQTLPYVDVLFGNETEAETFAKENNLETTDRKEIAKKLAGWKKENTSKSRVVVITQGEGNVIVAQDDKVTEYPIIPIAADDIVDTNGAGDAFVGGYLSQLVQGKSIEECVRCGNYSANLVIQRSGCTFPEKPSFQ from the exons atatGACTTAAAACCAGACAATGCTATTTTGGCAGAAGATAAACACAAGTCCAT GTACAGTGACATGGCCAAGACATTTGCAGATCATGTAGAGTATATTCCTGGAGGAGCTACATTAAATGCCATCAAATTAGCACAG tGGTTGTTGAGAGTTCCTGATGCAACATCATTCTTTGGTTGTGTAAAAAAAGATGAGTTTGGTGATATTTTGGAGAAAAAGGCAAAGGAAATAGGTGTTAATGTTAAATTCCAATACACAGATAAAGAATCAACAGGCACTTGTGCTGTCATTGTTACTGGAAAAAACAG ATCAATGTGTGCAAATTTAGCAGCAGCCAACCTTTTCACAGAGGACCATTTGAATAATCCAGAAAATTGGTCTTTGGTAGAAAAAGCACAGTTTTATTACATCGCT gGATTTGCATTAACAGTTTCACCACCATCCATCCTTAGAATAGCTAAACATTCCCATGAGAAGAATAAAACTTTCTGTATGAACTTGTCGGCACCATTTTTATGTCAGTTCTTTAAAGACCCAATGTTACAGACATTACCATATGTAGATGTACTGTTTGGCAACGAAACT GAAGCAGAAACATTTGCAAAAGAAAATAACCTTGAG acaACAGATAGGAAAGAAATTGCAAAGAAATTAGCAGGTTGGAAGAAAGAAAATACTTCCAAATCTCGAGTGGTTGTCATTACACAAGGAGAAGGAAATGTCATTGTTGCACAAG atgACAAAGTAACAGAGTACCCAATTATACCTATAGCAGCAGATGATATTGTAGATACAAATGGTGCAGGGGATGCTTTTGTTGGGG GATATCTTTCTCAGCTAGTTCAAGGGAAATCCATAGAAGAGTGTGTCCGTTGTGGAAACTATTCTGCCAACTTAGTAATACAGCGATCAGGTTGTACCTTCCCAGAAAAGCCAAGTTTTCAATAA